One window of the Microtus ochrogaster isolate Prairie Vole_2 chromosome 10, MicOch1.0, whole genome shotgun sequence genome contains the following:
- the Rbm3 gene encoding RNA-binding protein 3 isoform X2, with product MSSEEGKLFVGGLNFNTDEQALEDHFSSFGPISEVVVVKDRETQRSRGFGFITFTNPEHASDAMRAMNGESLDGRQIRVDHAGKSARGTRGGAFGAHGRGRSYSRGGGDQGYGSGRYDSRPGGYGYGYGRSRDYSGRSQGGYERYSGGNYRDNYDN from the exons ATGTCTTCTGAAGAGGGGAAACTCTTCGTGGGAGGGCTCAACTTCAACACCGATGAGCAGGCACTCGAAGACCACTTCAGCAGCTTTGGGCCTATCTCTGAGG TGGTTGTTGTCAAGGACCGGGAGACTCAAAGATCCCGGGGTTTTGGCTTCATCACCTTCACCAACCCGGAACATGCCTCAGACGCCATGAGAGCCATGAATGGAGAG TCTCTGGATGGTCGCCAGATCCGTGTGGACCATGCAGGCAAGTCTGCCCGGGGAACCAGAGGGGGTGCCTTTGGGGCCCATGGGCGCGGTCGCAGCTACTCTAGAG GTGGTGGAGACCAGGGCTATGGAAGTGGAAGATACGACAGTAGACCTGGAGGATATGGGTACGGCTATGGCCGGTCTAGAGACTACAGTGGCAG AAGCCAGGGTGGTTATGAGCGCTATTCAGGAGGAAATTACAGAGACAATTATGACAACTGA
- the Rbm3 gene encoding RNA-binding protein 3 isoform X3: MSSEEGKLFVGGLNFNTDEQALEDHFSSFGPISEVVVVKDRETQRSRGFGFITFTNPEHASDAMRAMNGESLDGRQIRVDHAGKSARGTRGGAFGAHGRGRSYSRGGGDQGYGSGRYDSRPGGYGYGYGRSRDYSGSQGGYERYSGGNYRDNYDN, from the exons ATGTCTTCTGAAGAGGGGAAACTCTTCGTGGGAGGGCTCAACTTCAACACCGATGAGCAGGCACTCGAAGACCACTTCAGCAGCTTTGGGCCTATCTCTGAGG TGGTTGTTGTCAAGGACCGGGAGACTCAAAGATCCCGGGGTTTTGGCTTCATCACCTTCACCAACCCGGAACATGCCTCAGACGCCATGAGAGCCATGAATGGAGAG TCTCTGGATGGTCGCCAGATCCGTGTGGACCATGCAGGCAAGTCTGCCCGGGGAACCAGAGGGGGTGCCTTTGGGGCCCATGGGCGCGGTCGCAGCTACTCTAGAG GTGGTGGAGACCAGGGCTATGGAAGTGGAAGATACGACAGTAGACCTGGAGGATATGGGTACGGCTATGGCCGGTCTAGAGACTACAGTGGCAG CCAGGGTGGTTATGAGCGCTATTCAGGAGGAAATTACAGAGACAATTATGACAACTGA